The window GAGTTAGAAAGGGAACTAATTATGAAAAAACGTTCCCTTGAAGACTGGAACTCTTTAGTAAAAGAAGCGAGGATGGTTATAGACTACAAATTAACAGATGTAAAAGTTAAGTTTTTAGAAAAGGAAAAAGTTATATTTCAAAATCAAGATTTTGAGGGTGATTATATAAGTTCCGTAATAAATATAGAATTTACGAATTATGTAGAGGAGATAGGAAATGCAATTACTGGACCAGTGATTATTGAATTTTCCTCTTTAATGGATAAAATGCATGGGAATCCCCAGCAGATAAAGGTTTTACAAAAGAATTTACTAAAGTGTAGCTCTGAACAACTTATGGAATTTGGGGGAGATTTAGTAATTTCTTGTTATCATATTGGTTCTCATAAAAATATTAAAGAAACTTATAAAAAAATGTGTGATTGGGCAAAACTTCATAATTATAAACATGAAGATAAGTTTTATGAAAGATATGTAATGGATTATTGGACCATAAAAGATGAGGAAAAATTTGTAACAGAGATTTTAATTAAAATAAAAAAGTAAAACCTTCCACTCAAGTGTAAGGTATAAAACAGGTGAAGATAATGATTTCTTCACCTGTTTTTTTAATTTTTGCGAACTGAAAAAGTTATATTAGAATTATTTTTGAAAAATAAAGCCTAAATAAATACATATTTTTTTCTTGACATTAAACCTATGTGGAACGTTTATACTAATATCATAAGTAAAAAAATAATAAATTCCCCAGTTTATTATTAAAAAAGGTGTCAAGGAGGAAATATGCCAGAAGCAATATTAAAAAATACGGCAGAAGCTAAATATCTAGAGCGTGAAGAGAGAATTTTAGCTTTAAAGGAAAAAAGTAAAAAAGATTTCTTAAAGAAAGGAATCAAAATTGGATTGATTTCAGGAGCATTATATGGAACTTATACAGCTCTTTTAACTTTAGGAATGACTAGAGGGGTTTGGGCAGACTGGTATGGAGCAAATACATCAGGACTTACAACATTTGTAATTGTATATTTATTAGCAGCCTTAGGAAATGCAATAAATGATACGTGTAGTGCAGTATGGGCCTTAGGAAATGCAGGATATCAAGGAAAGCTTAAAGATTTAATGAGAACTTTAAATACAAAACCAGGAAAGATGCTTATGTTAGCAGCAATGTTAGGTGGACCAGTAGCAGGAACAGCTTATGTAATTGCACTTCA of the Cetobacterium sp. NK01 genome contains:
- a CDS encoding MerR family transcriptional regulator; its protein translation is MRKEKYYIGEVEKICGIAKKTLRFYDKIGLLSPFEINNNGYRYYSKDNLYTIPVIKYYKQSGFTLENIKKVMNDFNYQNIEESFSEKIKDLEELERELIMKKRSLEDWNSLVKEARMVIDYKLTDVKVKFLEKEKVIFQNQDFEGDYISSVINIEFTNYVEEIGNAITGPVIIEFSSLMDKMHGNPQQIKVLQKNLLKCSSEQLMEFGGDLVISCYHIGSHKNIKETYKKMCDWAKLHNYKHEDKFYERYVMDYWTIKDEEKFVTEILIKIKK